The window ACCTCTGGATATCGCCAGACATTCAAAGAACCACACCCAAACATGGATATCCTTAGACGTTATGCCCAATTAGGCGGTGAAATCATCACCATTGGATCAGATGCTCACTTACCAGAGCACCTTGGTTATTCTTTTAACGAAGCTTTTCATGTTCTGGAACACTGTGGATTTAAATATTTTACAGTTTTTAAAGACATGAAGCCCAGGTTCATTAAACTGCCATAATATTCATATTCAAATACATCTGTTAGTCATAAAAGACAAGATGGGTCGTATATAATTAGATAAGAATTTTTTTGGTGGTTCGTATGGCCTCTAACAATGAAGTGATTAAAATCTTAGCCATTGACGGCGGAGGTGTTCGAGGTATTATCCCTTGTGTCTTTCTCGACCACCTTAGAAAAGAATTGAATAAGCATGGTAATCACACCCCCTATTATAAGCTTTTTCATGTGATGGCTGGTACCTCTACAGGTTCACTTATTAGTCTATTACTCACTAAGCCACCTGAGGAACTAACAGATGAGGAACGCTTGAGTAGGCTTTTATATATGTATACTCATGATATAAAAGAAATATTTCCTAAACCTAAATCGGAATTCAGTCAAGGTGTCAAACAGATTTTCCGACCCAAATACAATGGAAGGAATTTAAAATCACTCCTAAGAAAAACCTTGAAAAATTTCACTTTGGAGGATGCCCTTACTAAGCTTCTTATTCCTGCGTATGACATGTGTTCCATGGAACCCTATCTCTTTCGTCATGGTAATACTTCCACTTCATCCATGAATTTTTTCTTAAGAGATGTTGGTCTTGCATCAACTGCAGCTCCTACCTATTTACCTGCTGCCAACATCAAGTCATTAACCAATGGGCAGTCTTTCTGTTTTGTTGATGGTGGTATATTCTGCAATGATCCTTCTCTCTGCGCCTATTCCTTTGCAAAAAAAACTTTTTCTCATGGTAAGAAGTATCTCATTGTGTCCTTGGGAACAGGTAAACAACCTATATCTTATAATTGCAATAAAGTTAAGAAATGGGGAGCATTAGGTTGGATAAATCCTTTGAATCATGTACCACTTGTGACGGCGTATATGAATTCGCAAGTGGAAAGTGAAGACTTGATTTTAGATAATATGTCAGATGTTGTGGTGTATCGTTTTCAAGTATCTCTGAACGATATATCCTCTGAGCTTGATGATGCAACTGCAAAAAATATGGATCATCTAAAAGGTAAAGCTGCTGCTTTAATCTTATCCAATAAAAGTAAAATAGACCGTTTAGTGAAGGTTTTAAATGCTTACTAGATGTTTTACTATACGACAAAGGAGACCCTATATCCATGCTGATATAAGGTCTCCTTTTGTATATCTCATAACATAACCGTTAATCCTTTGTCTACTTACGTATAATACTGCCTCCACCTACGAGCATGTCACCGTCATAGAAAACAACTGCTTGCCCTGGTGTAATGGCTCTTTGAGGCTCATCAAATACAACTTTTACTGTCTCATCATCTATCATGGAAATGGTACAAGGAGCAGGTTGGTGGCTGTATCGAATCTTTGCTTCTATATGCATGTCGGTTTCAAGTTTCTCAAAAGGCATAAAGTTCAATTCGTTGGCATATAACGTATCAGAAAATACATCCATGTTATCCCCAATGACAACTTCATTGGTGTCTGGCCTAATTTCAACCACGAAAGCCGGTTTTCCTAGAGAAAGACCTAGTCC is drawn from Vallitalea pronyensis and contains these coding sequences:
- a CDS encoding patatin-like phospholipase family protein is translated as MASNNEVIKILAIDGGGVRGIIPCVFLDHLRKELNKHGNHTPYYKLFHVMAGTSTGSLISLLLTKPPEELTDEERLSRLLYMYTHDIKEIFPKPKSEFSQGVKQIFRPKYNGRNLKSLLRKTLKNFTLEDALTKLLIPAYDMCSMEPYLFRHGNTSTSSMNFFLRDVGLASTAAPTYLPAANIKSLTNGQSFCFVDGGIFCNDPSLCAYSFAKKTFSHGKKYLIVSLGTGKQPISYNCNKVKKWGALGWINPLNHVPLVTAYMNSQVESEDLILDNMSDVVVYRFQVSLNDISSELDDATAKNMDHLKGKAAALILSNKSKIDRLVKVLNAY